One part of the Spiribacter salinus M19-40 genome encodes these proteins:
- the argA gene encoding amino-acid N-acetyltransferase: MSDELTRLVQWFRHSTPYIHAHRDKTFVVSFGGEALSGETRAGLIHDLALLSGLGVRLVLVPGARPQIEQRLHERGAEIRYVNGLRVTDGEALRCVQDAVGCVRLELEALFSMGLANSPMAGLRLQLASGNFVTARPLGVRDGVDYQHTGEVRRVDAEAIVARLDEGAIAQVSPLGVSPTGEQFNLYAEDVAVAVARALQADKLIMLHEGEGVMDTHKALIAELTIEEATAWLAGVETERPPVADQLERAVEACRSGVPRAHLLPRGEDEAILGELFTRDGIGTLVAPRVFEQLRTARVDDIGGILSLIAPLERDGTLVERTRERLENQIEDFMVMDREGTVVGCAALHSIPDSSVAELACLVVHPDYRGGHRGATLLQRLEQTAQAAGHQTLCVLTTRTAHWFQEQGFEPGTVDDLPVSRQSFYNLARGSKVFIKPLA, from the coding sequence ATGAGCGACGAACTCACCCGACTCGTGCAATGGTTTCGGCACAGTACCCCCTACATTCACGCGCACCGTGACAAGACCTTTGTGGTCAGTTTCGGAGGCGAGGCGCTCTCTGGTGAGACGCGGGCTGGGCTGATCCACGATCTGGCGCTGTTGAGTGGGCTTGGCGTGCGCCTTGTCCTTGTGCCAGGTGCCCGTCCGCAGATCGAGCAGCGCCTCCATGAGCGTGGCGCAGAGATCCGCTACGTAAACGGCCTGCGAGTGACCGATGGCGAGGCACTGCGCTGCGTCCAGGATGCGGTGGGGTGCGTGCGCCTCGAGCTCGAGGCGCTGTTCTCCATGGGCCTTGCCAACTCCCCGATGGCCGGTTTGCGCCTGCAGCTCGCCTCCGGCAACTTTGTCACCGCCCGACCGTTGGGTGTCCGTGACGGGGTTGACTACCAGCACACCGGAGAGGTTCGGCGGGTAGACGCTGAGGCCATCGTGGCACGATTGGATGAGGGCGCCATTGCTCAGGTGAGTCCGCTCGGCGTCTCTCCTACCGGTGAGCAGTTCAATTTGTACGCTGAAGATGTGGCGGTTGCCGTCGCCCGGGCGCTTCAGGCCGACAAGCTCATTATGCTGCACGAGGGCGAAGGGGTAATGGACACCCACAAAGCCCTTATCGCCGAGCTCACCATTGAGGAGGCCACGGCCTGGCTTGCGGGCGTCGAGACAGAGCGCCCGCCGGTGGCTGATCAGCTTGAGCGGGCAGTGGAGGCGTGCCGCAGTGGTGTGCCGCGGGCGCACCTGCTGCCGCGCGGCGAGGACGAGGCCATCCTGGGTGAGCTCTTCACCCGGGATGGCATCGGCACGCTGGTTGCGCCGCGGGTATTCGAGCAACTGCGTACCGCCCGGGTGGATGACATCGGCGGGATCCTGTCATTGATTGCGCCGCTCGAGCGCGACGGCACGTTGGTCGAGCGCACTCGCGAACGGCTCGAGAATCAGATCGAGGATTTCATGGTGATGGATCGCGAGGGCACGGTCGTTGGTTGCGCGGCTTTGCATTCCATCCCGGACAGCAGCGTCGCGGAATTGGCCTGCCTGGTGGTCCATCCGGATTATCGCGGCGGGCATCGTGGCGCGACGCTGCTGCAGCGCCTCGAGCAGACGGCTCAGGCAGCGGGCCATCAGACCCTCTGCGTCCTCACAACCCGCACGGCACACTGGTTTCAGGAGCAGGGGTTTGAGCCCGGGACGGTGGATGACCTGCCCGTCTCACGCCAGTCCTTCTACAACCTGGCTCGCGGCTCGAAGGTGTTCATCAAGCCGCTTGCCTAA
- a CDS encoding TIGR04211 family SH3 domain-containing protein translates to MQRLAGAVGAVLLAGVIGSVGVQNLASAQTTAYVTDELEITLRSGQGNDYRIVRLLRSGSELEVLERSETWTRVRAFGDEGWVRNVYLQSEPGAAEQLAAATEEAAALRQENRELSEALDDAKTRLEELRATRAELDEVNTRMRQRLQEAGEGLELADENQALRKEVVDLERQVQDLGRENERITDRGRRDWFIAGAGVIVAGMLLGIGLTRIRWRRRGGSWGDL, encoded by the coding sequence GTGCAGCGTTTAGCAGGCGCGGTTGGGGCCGTTTTATTGGCCGGGGTGATCGGAAGTGTGGGTGTCCAAAACCTCGCGTCCGCGCAGACCACGGCCTACGTCACGGATGAGCTTGAGATCACGTTGCGCAGTGGCCAGGGGAACGATTATCGGATTGTCCGGTTGCTGCGCTCCGGTTCGGAGCTGGAAGTCCTGGAGCGCAGCGAAACCTGGACGCGGGTGCGTGCTTTCGGCGATGAGGGGTGGGTGCGGAATGTCTACCTGCAATCAGAGCCCGGTGCGGCGGAGCAATTGGCCGCGGCCACTGAAGAAGCTGCGGCGCTCCGCCAGGAGAATCGCGAGCTGAGCGAGGCCCTTGATGACGCCAAGACCCGGCTTGAGGAACTCCGCGCTACGCGCGCTGAGCTCGATGAGGTCAACACGCGCATGCGACAGCGTTTGCAGGAGGCCGGCGAGGGCCTGGAGCTCGCTGATGAGAACCAGGCTCTGCGTAAGGAAGTTGTTGATTTGGAGCGCCAAGTTCAGGACCTCGGCCGAGAAAATGAGCGCATCACCGATCGCGGCCGGCGTGACTGGTTCATTGCCGGTGCAGGCGTGATCGTCGCGGGCATGTTGCTTGGCATCGGGCTCACGCGTATTCGCTGGCGCCGGCGTGGCGGTAGTTGGGGCGACCTGTAG
- the lgt gene encoding prolipoprotein diacylglyceryl transferase, with product MLRYPDIDPIALSLGPLDIYWYGVMYGVGFGLAWWLGRLRARRADTPIAAVQMDDLLLYGAIGVIVGGRMGYALFYSEGQLLADPLSILRVWEGGMAFHGGLLGVILAMWLYAKRHQIRPLALGDFIAPLIPPGLAAGRLGNFINGELWGAPTQLPWGMVFPPLGPEPRHPSQLYQLALEGVVLFVVVWWFSRRPRPAGAVTGLFLTGYGVARFLVEFVRLPDPHIGYLAGGWLTMGQALSAPMIIAGAILMTWALRRPTA from the coding sequence ATGTTGCGTTATCCGGACATTGACCCGATCGCTCTCTCACTCGGTCCACTGGATATTTACTGGTACGGGGTGATGTATGGCGTGGGCTTCGGGCTCGCCTGGTGGCTCGGCCGGTTGCGGGCACGGCGTGCCGATACGCCCATCGCTGCGGTGCAAATGGACGACCTTCTGCTCTATGGCGCCATCGGCGTCATTGTCGGCGGCCGGATGGGTTATGCGCTTTTCTACAGCGAGGGACAGCTACTCGCTGATCCGCTGTCGATCCTGCGCGTCTGGGAAGGGGGCATGGCATTCCATGGGGGTTTGTTGGGCGTCATTCTGGCCATGTGGCTCTACGCCAAACGCCATCAAATCCGCCCGTTAGCGCTCGGCGACTTCATCGCCCCGCTGATCCCGCCAGGGCTTGCCGCCGGGCGGTTGGGCAACTTCATCAACGGTGAGCTCTGGGGTGCGCCCACACAACTGCCCTGGGGCATGGTCTTCCCGCCGCTGGGGCCAGAGCCGCGCCATCCCTCACAGCTCTATCAGCTGGCGCTGGAAGGCGTTGTCCTTTTTGTCGTGGTCTGGTGGTTTTCACGTCGGCCCCGGCCGGCGGGTGCCGTTACCGGGCTGTTCCTCACAGGCTATGGCGTAGCCCGCTTCCTGGTGGAGTTCGTACGTCTCCCAGACCCCCACATCGGCTACTTGGCGGGGGGCTGGCTCACCATGGGTCAGGCGCTCTCCGCCCCGATGATCATCGCGGGCGCCATCCTCATGACCTGGGCCCTGCGCCGACCGACAGCCTAA
- a CDS encoding thymidylate synthase, with protein MRQYLELLQHVRHHGVEKSDRTGTGTLSTFGWQMRFDLAEGFPVVTTKKLHLRSIIHELLWFLAGDSNIRYLKDNGVRIWDEWADENGDLGPIYGVQWRSWPTPNGGHIDQISQVLEQIRTRPDSRRHIVTAWNPADIDRMGLPPCHVMFQFYVADGKLSCQLYQRSADIFLGVPFNIASYALLTHMVAQVTGLAPGHFIHTLGDAHLYLNHLEQADTQLAREPLALPELSLNPAVDDLFAFRFEDITLTGYEAHPHIAAPVAV; from the coding sequence ATGCGCCAGTATCTCGAGCTTCTGCAGCATGTCCGCCATCACGGCGTAGAGAAATCCGACCGCACCGGCACCGGCACGCTTTCGACCTTTGGCTGGCAGATGCGTTTTGATCTGGCCGAGGGCTTCCCGGTGGTAACCACCAAGAAGCTGCATCTACGCTCGATCATTCACGAGCTGCTTTGGTTCCTCGCTGGCGATAGCAACATCCGTTATCTCAAGGACAACGGCGTGCGCATCTGGGACGAATGGGCCGATGAGAACGGCGATCTCGGACCCATTTACGGGGTGCAATGGCGCTCATGGCCCACACCCAACGGCGGTCATATCGATCAGATCAGCCAGGTGCTTGAGCAGATCCGTACTCGACCAGATTCTCGGCGGCACATCGTGACCGCCTGGAATCCGGCGGACATCGACCGCATGGGCTTGCCGCCCTGCCATGTGATGTTTCAGTTCTACGTGGCCGACGGAAAACTCTCCTGCCAGCTCTATCAGCGTAGCGCCGATATTTTCCTGGGTGTCCCGTTTAACATCGCCTCCTATGCATTGCTGACGCATATGGTCGCGCAAGTCACTGGCCTTGCACCCGGGCACTTCATCCACACGCTCGGCGATGCGCATCTGTACCTCAACCATCTCGAGCAGGCGGACACCCAACTCGCGCGCGAGCCACTGGCCTTGCCCGAGCTCTCCCTCAATCCAGCGGTGGACGACCTGTTCGCCTTCCGGTTTGAGGACATTACCCTGACCGGGTATGAGGCCCATCCGCACATCGCCGCCCCCGTGGCGGTCTGA
- a CDS encoding dihydrofolate reductase, with amino-acid sequence MDTHKPRITFVVAMADNRVIGRDNDLPWRLPDDMRHFVALTRGKPIVMGRKNYASIGRPLPKRLNIVMTRDPNWQAEGCEVVHSAEAALAAAGDAEEIAIIGGADIYRAFLPMADRIELTRVRTEIAGDTFFPVFEGPAWRCTQTTHHPADAEHAYAMDFETWERQPSAN; translated from the coding sequence ATGGACACCCACAAACCCCGCATCACCTTCGTGGTGGCGATGGCGGATAACCGAGTGATCGGGCGGGATAACGATTTGCCGTGGCGGCTACCGGATGACATGCGCCATTTCGTGGCGCTCACTCGGGGCAAGCCTATTGTGATGGGTCGCAAGAATTACGCGTCGATCGGCCGGCCCTTGCCGAAGCGGCTCAACATTGTGATGACGCGGGATCCGAACTGGCAGGCCGAGGGCTGCGAGGTGGTGCACAGCGCGGAGGCCGCGCTGGCGGCGGCCGGCGATGCTGAAGAGATTGCCATTATTGGCGGGGCGGATATCTACCGGGCGTTCTTACCCATGGCGGATCGCATCGAGCTCACCCGCGTGCGCACGGAAATCGCCGGCGATACGTTTTTTCCGGTTTTCGAGGGACCCGCGTGGCGCTGCACGCAGACAACCCATCACCCGGCGGACGCCGAGCATGCCTATGCCATGGATTTTGAGACCTGGGAGCGCCAGCCAAGCGCTAACTAG
- the rho gene encoding transcription termination factor Rho — protein sequence MNLTELKQKPAAELVELAQSLGIENMARSRKQDVIFALLKAHAKKGEDIWGDGVLEILQDGFGFLRSATSSYMAGPDDIYVSPSQIRRFSLRTGDTISGKIRPPKESERYFALLKVDEINYEAPEAAKHKVLFENLTPLFPKERLTLERGNGSTEDLTARVIDLSAPIGKGQRALIVSPPKAGKTMLLQNIAQSITANNPETYVIVLLIDERPEEVTEMERTVRGEVVSSTFDEPANRHVQVAEMVIEKAKRLVEHKRDVVIMLDSITRLARAYNTVVPSSGKVLTGGVDANALHRPKRFFGAARNIEEGGSLTIIATSLVETGSRMDDVIYEEFKGTGNMEVHLDRRVAEKRIYPAMNINRSGTRREELLMTPDELQKVWILRKLLHPMDELAAIEFLLDKLKDTKTNNEFFQAMKR from the coding sequence ATGAACCTCACCGAACTCAAGCAAAAACCCGCCGCCGAGCTTGTCGAGCTCGCGCAGTCCCTCGGTATCGAGAACATGGCCCGCTCGCGCAAGCAGGATGTGATCTTTGCGCTACTCAAGGCCCACGCCAAAAAAGGCGAGGACATCTGGGGCGATGGCGTTCTCGAGATCCTGCAGGATGGCTTTGGCTTTCTGCGCTCAGCGACCAGCTCCTACATGGCCGGGCCCGACGACATCTACGTCTCGCCCAGTCAGATCCGCCGCTTCAGCCTGCGCACGGGTGATACGATCTCTGGCAAGATTCGGCCACCCAAAGAGAGCGAGCGCTACTTCGCCCTGCTCAAGGTGGATGAGATCAACTACGAGGCACCGGAAGCGGCCAAGCACAAGGTCCTTTTCGAGAACCTCACGCCGCTATTCCCGAAAGAGCGGCTGACGCTGGAACGCGGTAACGGCTCCACCGAGGATCTCACCGCCCGGGTGATCGATCTCTCCGCCCCCATCGGCAAAGGCCAGCGCGCGCTGATCGTCTCGCCACCCAAAGCCGGTAAGACGATGCTGCTGCAGAACATTGCCCAGTCCATTACCGCCAATAACCCCGAGACCTACGTCATCGTGCTGCTCATCGACGAGCGCCCGGAGGAGGTCACGGAGATGGAGCGAACGGTGCGCGGCGAGGTGGTTTCATCCACCTTCGATGAGCCGGCCAACCGCCATGTCCAGGTGGCCGAGATGGTGATCGAAAAGGCCAAACGGCTGGTGGAGCACAAGCGCGACGTCGTGATCATGCTCGACTCGATCACCCGGCTCGCGCGGGCCTACAACACCGTTGTGCCGAGCTCCGGCAAGGTGCTCACCGGCGGTGTGGACGCCAATGCCCTGCATCGGCCGAAGCGCTTCTTTGGCGCCGCGCGGAACATCGAGGAAGGCGGCAGCCTCACGATCATTGCGACGTCGCTGGTCGAGACTGGCTCGCGGATGGATGACGTGATCTACGAGGAGTTCAAGGGCACCGGCAACATGGAGGTCCATCTCGATCGCCGGGTGGCGGAGAAGCGGATCTATCCCGCCATGAACATCAATCGCTCGGGCACGCGCCGGGAGGAGCTATTGATGACGCCGGATGAGCTCCAGAAAGTCTGGATCCTGCGCAAGCTGTTGCATCCAATGGACGAACTGGCGGCCATCGAGTTCTTGCTCGACAAGCTCAAGGATACGAAGACGAACAACGAGTTCTTCCAGGCGATGAAGCGCTAG
- the trxA gene encoding thioredoxin TrxA, with protein MSDNIVHVSDADFDSEVLNADQPVLVDYWAEWCGPCKMIAPILEEVAGSYEGQLKIAKLNIDENPETPPKFGIRGIPTLMLFKNGSVEATKVGALSKAQLSAFLDSNL; from the coding sequence GTGAGCGACAATATCGTCCACGTCTCCGACGCCGATTTCGATTCAGAAGTACTCAATGCCGATCAGCCCGTCCTGGTGGACTATTGGGCCGAGTGGTGCGGGCCTTGCAAAATGATTGCGCCGATCCTCGAAGAGGTGGCCGGCAGCTATGAAGGTCAGCTCAAGATCGCCAAGCTGAATATTGACGAGAATCCCGAAACGCCGCCCAAGTTTGGCATTCGTGGAATTCCCACGCTCATGCTGTTCAAGAACGGCAGCGTTGAGGCCACCAAAGTTGGTGCCCTGTCCAAGGCGCAGTTGTCTGCGTTCCTCGACAGTAACCTGTAG
- the cysQ gene encoding 3'(2'),5'-bisphosphate nucleotidase CysQ: protein MDETLDTLAEAAVKIAEAAGREILSIYAADFDVETKADDSPLTAADRAAHTRINDALTSKTPDIPVISEEGGIPDADIRRQWTRYWLVDPLDGTREFVKRNGEFTVNIALIDHGRPVIGVVHAPVLSRTYVGVQSLQSARAERRDTNGTTPLATRAVPDGAPMTLVVSRSHRSPAVDALVERLPDYETTSMGSSLKFCLVAEGSADAYPRFGPTSEWDSGAAQCIVEAAGGAVIRTDGSPLRYNTKASTLNPDFLALGDPNWPWAEHLAGFPLEER from the coding sequence ATGGACGAAACGCTGGACACACTCGCTGAAGCAGCCGTCAAAATAGCCGAAGCGGCCGGTCGCGAGATTCTCTCCATCTACGCCGCGGATTTTGATGTTGAAACGAAAGCTGACGACTCGCCATTGACCGCAGCAGATCGTGCCGCGCACACACGCATCAACGACGCGCTGACATCAAAAACCCCCGACATCCCGGTTATATCCGAAGAAGGCGGCATCCCCGATGCCGACATCCGGCGCCAGTGGACGCGCTACTGGTTGGTCGATCCCCTCGATGGCACCCGCGAATTCGTCAAACGCAATGGCGAATTCACCGTCAACATCGCCCTGATCGACCATGGCCGCCCCGTGATTGGCGTTGTCCACGCGCCGGTGCTCTCGCGCACGTATGTGGGTGTCCAGTCTTTGCAAAGCGCGAGGGCCGAGCGGCGGGATACCAACGGAACCACGCCGCTGGCGACGCGGGCGGTCCCTGACGGTGCTCCCATGACGCTGGTGGTGAGCCGCTCCCATCGCAGCCCCGCCGTGGATGCCCTGGTCGAGCGCCTCCCCGACTACGAAACGACCTCCATGGGCAGTTCGCTCAAGTTCTGTCTGGTGGCTGAGGGCAGCGCAGACGCGTATCCGCGTTTCGGGCCGACATCGGAATGGGATAGTGGCGCGGCGCAGTGCATCGTCGAAGCGGCGGGTGGCGCCGTTATCCGCACCGATGGCTCACCGCTTCGCTACAACACCAAGGCCTCCACGCTGAACCCGGATTTTCTCGCCCTGGGTGATCCGAACTGGCCTTGGGCCGAGCATCTCGCCGGGTTTCCCCTCGAAGAGCGCTGA
- a CDS encoding PHA/PHB synthase family protein, with translation MTRVQHAFAEQVSEDTPFDRLLHAGMGRLTGGMSPTALQLAFFDWAAHLATNPGRQTALAEKAMRKSLRLAGYAGHCLSGDDQGRCIEPLADDQRFDAAAWQQWPFSLIHQGFLLQQQWWHVATTGVPGVDPHHEEVVNFSVRQMLDVFSPSNFLPTNPEVLERTLQENGWNLVRGASNAVEDLEREVGGHPEKGSEAFQVGEDLALTPGKVVHRNALMELIQYSPTTETVHPEPVLIVPAWIMKYYILDLRPGRSLVEYLVGQGHTVFMVSWKNPGPADRERGMADYRRLGVNDALSAVKTIVPDQKVHGVGYCLGGTLLTLAAAAMAREGDDSFATISMLAAQTDFTEPGELDLFIDESQVSFLEDVMWARGYLGRDEMAGAFQLLRSQDLVWSRLVRHYLMGEREGLFDLMAWNADATRLPYRMHSEYLRDLFLHNDLVEGRYVIDGHPVAVGDINAPIFSVATQKDHIAPWRSVYKIVRLARTPVTFLLTRGGHNAGIVSEPGHPRRHYQIADFEPLGTAYPAERFEQELDTHEGSWWPAWQQWLADRSSEPVAPPAMGAPEAGYVPTADAPGEYVLMK, from the coding sequence ATGACGCGCGTCCAGCACGCATTCGCAGAGCAGGTCAGCGAGGACACACCGTTTGACCGGCTGCTCCACGCCGGCATGGGTCGGCTGACGGGCGGGATGTCACCCACCGCGCTGCAGCTGGCGTTTTTCGACTGGGCAGCGCATTTGGCCACCAATCCGGGTCGCCAGACGGCCCTGGCCGAGAAGGCGATGCGCAAAAGTCTGCGGCTGGCGGGTTACGCCGGGCATTGCCTGAGTGGTGACGACCAGGGCCGCTGCATCGAACCCCTCGCCGATGACCAGCGGTTTGACGCAGCGGCCTGGCAGCAGTGGCCCTTTTCGCTCATCCATCAGGGCTTTTTGCTCCAGCAGCAGTGGTGGCATGTGGCGACGACCGGCGTACCCGGCGTTGATCCGCATCATGAAGAGGTCGTGAACTTCAGCGTCCGGCAAATGCTGGATGTGTTCTCGCCATCGAACTTTCTGCCCACGAACCCCGAAGTCCTCGAGCGCACCTTGCAGGAGAATGGTTGGAACCTGGTTCGTGGGGCATCGAACGCGGTCGAGGATCTTGAGCGCGAAGTCGGTGGTCATCCCGAAAAAGGCAGTGAGGCCTTTCAGGTCGGTGAAGACCTGGCGCTCACGCCCGGCAAGGTCGTCCACCGCAATGCACTAATGGAACTCATCCAGTACTCCCCCACGACTGAGACAGTGCACCCGGAACCGGTGCTGATTGTTCCGGCGTGGATCATGAAGTACTACATCCTTGATCTGCGTCCGGGCCGGTCCCTGGTCGAGTACCTCGTGGGCCAGGGCCACACCGTGTTCATGGTGTCGTGGAAAAACCCGGGGCCAGCGGATCGGGAGCGCGGCATGGCCGATTACCGGCGCCTGGGTGTCAATGACGCGCTGAGCGCGGTGAAAACCATCGTGCCTGATCAGAAGGTCCACGGCGTGGGCTATTGCCTGGGCGGGACGCTGCTGACGCTGGCGGCAGCGGCCATGGCCCGAGAGGGCGATGACAGTTTTGCCACGATCTCAATGCTTGCCGCGCAGACGGATTTCACCGAGCCGGGTGAACTGGACCTGTTTATTGACGAGTCGCAGGTCTCCTTCCTGGAAGATGTCATGTGGGCGCGGGGCTATCTGGGGCGTGACGAGATGGCCGGCGCGTTCCAGCTCCTGCGCTCTCAGGATCTTGTCTGGTCACGGCTTGTACGCCACTACCTGATGGGCGAGCGCGAGGGCCTGTTCGATTTAATGGCCTGGAACGCGGATGCCACCCGCCTGCCGTACCGCATGCACAGCGAGTACCTGCGTGATCTGTTCCTGCACAACGATCTGGTGGAGGGGCGCTACGTTATCGATGGCCACCCCGTCGCCGTCGGCGACATCAATGCACCGATTTTTTCGGTGGCCACCCAGAAAGACCATATCGCGCCGTGGCGGTCGGTCTACAAAATCGTGCGCCTCGCCCGCACGCCAGTGACCTTCCTGCTGACCCGAGGCGGCCACAACGCCGGCATCGTCAGCGAGCCTGGACACCCACGTCGCCACTACCAGATCGCCGACTTCGAGCCACTGGGCACCGCCTATCCCGCGGAGCGCTTTGAGCAGGAACTGGACACCCACGAAGGTTCCTGGTGGCCAGCCTGGCAACAGTGGCTCGCCGATCGCTCGAGCGAGCCCGTCGCACCGCCAGCGATGGGAGCGCCCGAGGCTGGGTATGTCCCGACCGCCGATGCGCCCGGGGAGTATGTCCTGATGAAGTGA
- a CDS encoding ABC transporter permease, whose product MLSLRLLYRDWRGGELRLLALAVIVAVAAVTGVAWLADRVAGATESRAADLLAADRAVESPEPIPSAWRERAEAAGLETALIVTFPTVVVAETDNRLVSAKAVDEGYPLRGELLVKSAPGAAETDPGGVPEPGTAWVESRLLGLLNLEIGDTLALGSAEVEVDRLISFEPDRGQGFGSFAPRVMFNRADLESTELLGEGSRARHKLLLAGPRAAIQSFTDALVAEHGNAVEIETPGEQGRGASEIIGQAKRFLGLAALLTVIVAGVAVLLTVRHYAERQLTGVAVMRAIGATRAQVLRLFMGKLVWLGLFAGAIGAALGYGLHLGMLALVAELLDTELPPPSWQPLATGWLTAGAALLGFALPTVVRLRDAPPMRVLRQDLGSGLLRAGTPLLMAAVVILGLMAWQAGDVRVTLSVFGAVAGTLAVLAGVAAAVVYGARAWSRRGGQSRLLWLTGFTRRPVTAIIQIVAVGVGLMSLFLLAVVRNDLLTAWEAEIPPDAPNQFLINIQSDEVDGVRNTLTEADIDTTFYPMVRARMTELDGERVAAEDYDSPQARRLAQREFNLSWASTLQDDNRIIAGEWWGDGADVPPQLSVETDFADEIGIELGDTLTFSSGGNQVTAEVTSLRDVRWESFNVNFFVLASPGTFDELPRTWLTSFYLADADRAVLTDLIRAYPSVTPIDVTSVLRIVRTIIDQGSSVVELMALLTLAAGVLVLLAALQITGEERRFESAVLRALGASGARIRRMARLEFWIIGAIAGGLAGLTATGAGVVIAEVLFSLDYPFRPLTLVIGALVGLLTVWAAGSLGARRYYRVSPMRLLREG is encoded by the coding sequence ATGCTCTCACTGCGCCTGCTCTACCGCGACTGGCGGGGGGGCGAACTGCGCCTGCTCGCCCTGGCGGTGATCGTTGCGGTGGCCGCCGTCACGGGCGTGGCCTGGCTGGCCGACCGCGTGGCGGGCGCGACGGAGTCCCGTGCCGCCGATTTGCTCGCCGCCGACCGCGCGGTGGAATCGCCAGAGCCCATTCCATCGGCGTGGCGTGAACGGGCTGAGGCCGCGGGGCTTGAGACGGCGTTGATCGTGACCTTCCCCACGGTGGTGGTGGCCGAAACCGACAACCGCCTGGTGTCGGCCAAAGCCGTTGACGAAGGCTATCCCCTGCGCGGTGAATTGTTGGTCAAATCAGCGCCTGGTGCAGCGGAGACTGACCCCGGGGGGGTGCCCGAACCCGGCACCGCCTGGGTTGAGTCGCGCCTGCTTGGGCTGCTGAATCTCGAGATCGGGGACACCCTAGCGCTTGGATCCGCCGAGGTTGAAGTGGATCGGCTGATCAGTTTTGAGCCGGATCGTGGTCAGGGCTTTGGCAGTTTCGCACCGCGGGTGATGTTCAACCGGGCCGATCTGGAATCCACCGAGCTGCTGGGTGAGGGCAGCCGCGCCCGGCATAAGCTACTGCTTGCCGGCCCGCGTGCGGCCATCCAGTCATTCACTGACGCGTTGGTCGCCGAGCATGGCAACGCCGTTGAGATCGAGACCCCGGGTGAGCAGGGCCGCGGCGCGAGCGAGATTATCGGCCAAGCCAAACGGTTTCTTGGTCTGGCGGCGCTTTTGACGGTCATTGTGGCGGGCGTGGCGGTGCTGCTCACCGTGCGTCATTACGCTGAGCGCCAGCTCACGGGCGTGGCCGTCATGCGGGCCATTGGCGCAACCCGAGCCCAGGTGCTGCGGCTTTTCATGGGCAAGCTCGTCTGGCTGGGCCTTTTCGCTGGCGCCATTGGCGCTGCGCTGGGCTATGGGCTGCATCTGGGCATGCTCGCCTTGGTGGCGGAATTGCTCGACACCGAGCTACCTCCGCCCAGCTGGCAACCCCTTGCCACTGGCTGGTTGACGGCTGGCGCCGCCCTGCTCGGTTTTGCGCTGCCAACCGTGGTTCGCTTGCGCGATGCGCCACCCATGCGCGTATTGCGCCAGGACCTGGGGAGCGGGCTGTTGCGGGCGGGCACGCCATTGCTGATGGCAGCGGTGGTCATCCTTGGCTTAATGGCCTGGCAAGCGGGTGATGTGCGGGTCACGCTGAGTGTGTTTGGTGCCGTCGCCGGCACACTGGCGGTGCTTGCCGGGGTGGCCGCCGCCGTGGTGTACGGCGCCCGGGCCTGGTCTCGCCGGGGTGGGCAATCGCGCCTGCTCTGGTTGACCGGCTTCACCCGCCGGCCAGTCACCGCGATCATCCAGATCGTGGCGGTGGGCGTGGGACTCATGAGCCTCTTTTTGCTGGCCGTGGTGCGCAATGACCTGCTCACCGCCTGGGAAGCGGAGATCCCGCCGGATGCCCCGAATCAGTTCCTGATCAACATCCAGTCCGATGAAGTGGACGGGGTGCGCAATACCCTCACTGAGGCGGATATCGACACCACGTTCTATCCCATGGTCCGGGCGCGGATGACCGAACTGGATGGCGAGCGCGTCGCTGCGGAGGACTATGACAGCCCACAGGCCCGGCGTCTGGCGCAGCGGGAGTTCAACCTGTCCTGGGCATCCACCCTGCAGGATGACAACCGGATCATCGCCGGCGAGTGGTGGGGGGACGGTGCCGATGTCCCACCGCAGCTCTCGGTCGAGACCGACTTTGCTGATGAGATCGGCATTGAGCTCGGCGACACGCTGACGTTTTCCTCAGGCGGTAATCAGGTCACCGCTGAGGTGACGAGCCTGCGGGACGTGCGCTGGGAGAGCTTTAACGTCAACTTCTTCGTCCTGGCCTCGCCGGGGACGTTTGATGAGCTGCCACGCACCTGGCTGACCAGTTTTTACCTGGCCGATGCGGACCGGGCGGTGCTGACCGATCTTATTCGCGCCTACCCGAGTGTCACGCCCATTGATGTCACCAGTGTGCTGCGCATTGTGCGGACGATTATCGATCAGGGATCGTCCGTGGTGGAGTTGATGGCATTGCTGACGCTGGCGGCCGGCGTTCTCGTGCTATTGGCGGCATTGCAGATCACGGGCGAGGAGCGCCGCTTCGAGAGCGCGGTCCTTCGGGCGCTGGGGGCGAGTGGCGCGCGCATTCGACGCATGGCGCGCCTGGAGTTCTGGATCATCGGTGCCATTGCTGGCGGCCTGGCCGGCCTGACCGCAACGGGGGCGGGCGTGGTGATCGCCGAAGTCCTGTTCAGTCTCGATTACCCCTTCCGGCCGCTGACCCTTGTGATCGGTGCGCTGGTTGGGTTGCTGACCGTCTGGGCGGCCGGATCGCTGGGCGCGCGTCGCTACTACCGGGTCTCCCCCATGCGCCTGCTGCGGGAGGGATAA